A single region of the Streptomyces sp. NBC_00236 genome encodes:
- a CDS encoding ferredoxin, producing the protein MRIDIDRDVCIGAGQCALAAPKVFTQDDDGLSELLAEAEPGPMVGEAARACPVQAITVT; encoded by the coding sequence ATGCGGATCGATATCGACAGGGACGTGTGCATCGGCGCCGGGCAGTGCGCGCTCGCCGCGCCCAAGGTGTTCACGCAGGACGACGACGGGCTCAGCGAGCTCCTGGCGGAGGCCGAGCCCGGGCCCATGGTCGGCGAGGCGGCCCGCGCCTGCCCCGTACAGGCCATCACGGTGACCTGA
- the pspAB gene encoding PspA-associated protein PspAB, which produces MGLLDTILGRSKPVRPDLDQLFAVPSAALTLQAATGFAPTGLGSVCFAGVEGAAFARIQQDVRELLDADTGRGGVPVDFSRDTYGYTWLLARQPPDDLAALVNDLHAVNTLLQDGGFGPQLLCSLIAFRDAEGRSLALVYLYKRGTFYPFAPVPGGGEKRDNQLELEVRAALGDDLRVEKDLGRWFPVWGAPGL; this is translated from the coding sequence GTGGGTCTGCTCGACACCATCCTGGGCCGGAGCAAGCCGGTCCGCCCCGACCTCGACCAGCTCTTCGCCGTCCCGTCCGCCGCGCTGACCCTCCAGGCGGCCACGGGCTTCGCCCCGACCGGCCTCGGCTCCGTGTGCTTCGCCGGCGTGGAGGGCGCCGCCTTCGCCCGTATCCAGCAGGACGTACGGGAGCTGCTCGACGCGGACACCGGGCGCGGCGGCGTCCCGGTGGACTTCAGCCGGGACACGTACGGCTACACCTGGCTGCTCGCCCGGCAGCCGCCCGATGACCTCGCCGCGCTGGTCAACGACCTGCACGCGGTCAACACCCTGCTCCAGGACGGCGGCTTCGGCCCACAGCTGCTCTGCTCGCTGATCGCCTTCCGGGACGCGGAGGGCCGGTCGCTGGCGCTGGTCTACCTCTACAAACGCGGCACGTTCTACCCGTTCGCCCCGGTGCCGGGCGGCGGCGAGAAGCGGGACAACCAGCTGGAGTTGGAGGTCCGGGCCGCCCTTGGGGACGACCTTCGGGTGGAGAAGGACCTGGGGCGGTGGTTTCCGGTGTGGGGGGCGCCGGGGTTGTGA
- a CDS encoding pyridoxine/pyridoxamine 5'-phosphate oxidase has translation MTDASASPTQDAFLDLLHAQRVWDIELPAFDPAGAPPAPLPLFHAWFAEAVAAGQAEPHTMTLATADAEGLPDVRTLMLHDADARGWHFATHATSAKGRQLAARPYAALGFYWPAQGRQVRVRGPVTTCSPAESSVDLHARSTGALASALVGRQSEVLGSTGELDRASDAAWQRAQEEPDAEVASWTRYVVEPREVEFFQGDARRRHVRLRYRRDGTGWERELLWP, from the coding sequence ATGACTGACGCATCGGCCTCCCCCACGCAGGACGCCTTCCTCGACCTCCTCCACGCCCAGCGCGTCTGGGACATCGAGCTCCCCGCCTTCGACCCGGCCGGGGCGCCCCCCGCTCCCCTCCCCCTCTTCCACGCCTGGTTCGCGGAGGCGGTCGCCGCCGGGCAGGCCGAGCCGCACACCATGACGCTGGCCACGGCCGACGCGGAGGGCCTGCCCGACGTACGCACGCTGATGCTGCACGACGCCGACGCGCGCGGCTGGCACTTCGCCACGCACGCCACCAGCGCGAAGGGCCGCCAGCTCGCCGCACGTCCGTACGCCGCGCTCGGCTTCTACTGGCCGGCGCAGGGGCGGCAGGTACGGGTCCGGGGACCCGTCACCACCTGCTCCCCCGCCGAGAGCAGCGTCGATCTGCACGCCCGCTCGACGGGCGCCCTCGCCTCGGCGCTGGTGGGGCGGCAGAGCGAGGTGCTGGGCTCGACGGGGGAACTCGACCGGGCCTCGGACGCCGCCTGGCAGCGGGCGCAGGAGGAGCCGGACGCGGAGGTGGCGAGCTGGACGCGGTACGTGGTCGAGCCGCGCGAGGTCGAGTTCTTCCAGGGCGACGCCCGGCGGCGGCACGTACGGCTGCGCTACCGCCGGGACGGCACGGGCTGGGAGCGGGAGCTGCTCTGGCCCTGA
- a CDS encoding cytochrome P450: MTQAQTETVVFPQDRTCPYHPPTGYPSTSRGQQSVSRVRLFDGRTVWLVTGHAEARALLVDPRLSSDRENPGFPFFARRLAATTQRRVELLGLDDPEHNVQRRMLIPSFTVRRAAALRPGIQEIVDRLLDAMVAQGPPAELVEAFALPVPSMVICALLGVPYADHEFFEAQSRKLLRGPAGSDVEAARDALSTYFRALIERKRRDPGDGLLDELIAKQLETGAVDLEELVRLAQILLVAGHETTANMISLGTLTLLQHPDQLARLRDGGDGVPAAVEELLRFLSIADGLSRVAVEDIEVGGVTLRAGDGVLLSTAVINRDEAAYPSPDELDLGRGARNHVAFGFGIHQCLGQNLARAELEIALPALFRRLPGLRLAVPAEEIPFKPGDTVQGLIELPVTW; encoded by the coding sequence GTGACACAGGCCCAGACAGAGACCGTCGTCTTCCCGCAGGACCGAACCTGTCCCTACCACCCGCCGACCGGCTACCCGAGCACGAGCCGGGGCCAGCAGTCCGTGTCCCGTGTCCGGCTCTTCGACGGCCGTACGGTGTGGCTGGTGACCGGGCACGCCGAGGCGCGGGCCCTGCTGGTGGACCCGAGGCTGTCCTCCGACCGGGAGAATCCCGGGTTCCCGTTCTTCGCCCGACGGCTGGCGGCCACCACCCAGCGCCGCGTCGAACTGCTCGGCCTCGACGACCCGGAGCACAACGTGCAGCGCCGGATGCTGATCCCGAGCTTCACGGTCAGGCGGGCGGCGGCGCTGCGGCCGGGCATCCAGGAGATCGTCGACCGGCTGCTCGACGCGATGGTCGCGCAGGGCCCGCCGGCCGAGCTGGTCGAAGCCTTCGCGCTGCCCGTGCCCTCCATGGTCATCTGCGCGCTGCTGGGCGTGCCCTACGCGGACCACGAGTTCTTCGAGGCGCAGTCCCGCAAGCTGCTGCGCGGCCCCGCGGGATCCGATGTCGAGGCGGCGCGGGACGCTCTGAGCACGTACTTCCGCGCACTGATCGAGCGGAAGCGGCGCGACCCGGGCGACGGGCTGCTCGACGAGCTCATCGCCAAACAGCTGGAGACCGGGGCGGTGGACCTGGAGGAGCTGGTGCGGCTGGCCCAGATCCTGCTCGTGGCCGGCCACGAGACGACGGCGAACATGATCTCGCTCGGCACCCTCACCCTGCTCCAGCACCCGGACCAGCTGGCCCGGCTGCGTGACGGGGGCGACGGGGTTCCGGCCGCCGTCGAAGAACTGCTCCGCTTCCTGTCCATCGCCGACGGGCTCTCACGGGTGGCCGTCGAGGACATCGAGGTGGGCGGGGTGACCCTGCGGGCCGGGGACGGAGTCCTGCTGTCCACCGCGGTGATCAACCGGGACGAGGCCGCCTATCCGTCGCCGGACGAGCTGGACCTCGGCCGGGGGGCGCGGAACCACGTCGCCTTCGGGTTCGGCATCCACCAGTGCCTGGGCCAGAACCTCGCCCGCGCCGAGCTGGAGATCGCCCTGCCCGCGCTCTTCCGCCGGCTGCCCGGCCTGCGTCTCGCGGTGCCGGCCGAGGAGATCCCGTTCAAACCGGGGGACACGGTCCAGGGGCTCATCGAACTGCCCGTGACCTGGTGA
- a CDS encoding FG-GAP-like repeat-containing protein: protein MRKHLVRGLATLAGLTLTCTGLNTVSAEPAAAKDVYGCTVGYWCGWSRADGTGTRYMTKKNVADLGSWNNKIRSHVNRTNLIACTYEEKNYAAGGGYFAEDPAGTGLAWSSDTPPTTSSIKFVRTERECGWTASPYWYSETSPKALGFGDMNGDRRADVLARDKVGRLWLASGNGTGRLVGTGGWNAMNALTRHGDFSRDGREDLIAREASTGKLWLYPGTGTGSLGARKLIGTGGWNGMSNITAFGDLTGDGRSDLIAREASTGRLYLYPGTSTGKLGGRKLIGTGGWNAMNALAGAGDVNGDGRPDLYAREASTGKLWLYPGTSTGKLGARKLIGTGGWNVMANFIAVGDFTGDGRPDLATVTNTTYAIDGFRGNPGWLLTYRGLSNGSLARGEQTNGDWWGLNGFS from the coding sequence ATGCGGAAGCATCTCGTGCGGGGCCTGGCGACGCTCGCCGGTCTCACGCTCACGTGTACCGGCCTGAACACGGTGAGCGCGGAGCCGGCCGCCGCCAAGGACGTGTACGGCTGCACGGTGGGCTACTGGTGCGGATGGTCGCGCGCGGACGGCACCGGGACGCGGTACATGACGAAGAAGAACGTCGCGGACCTGGGCAGTTGGAACAACAAGATCCGGTCGCACGTCAACCGCACGAACCTCATCGCCTGCACCTACGAGGAGAAGAACTACGCTGCGGGGGGAGGCTACTTCGCCGAGGATCCCGCCGGAACCGGCCTGGCGTGGAGCTCGGACACCCCTCCGACGACCAGCTCGATCAAGTTCGTCCGTACGGAGCGCGAGTGCGGCTGGACCGCCTCTCCCTACTGGTACTCCGAGACGTCTCCCAAGGCCCTGGGCTTCGGTGACATGAACGGCGACCGCAGGGCCGACGTACTGGCCCGCGACAAGGTGGGACGGCTCTGGCTGGCCTCGGGCAACGGGACCGGCCGCCTCGTCGGCACGGGCGGCTGGAACGCCATGAACGCCCTCACCCGGCACGGGGACTTCAGCCGCGACGGCCGCGAGGACCTCATCGCCCGCGAGGCGTCCACCGGCAAACTCTGGCTCTACCCGGGCACCGGCACCGGCTCCCTCGGCGCACGCAAGCTGATCGGTACGGGTGGCTGGAACGGCATGAGCAACATCACCGCCTTCGGTGACCTGACGGGCGACGGCCGCTCCGACCTGATCGCGCGCGAGGCGTCCACGGGCCGGCTCTACCTGTACCCGGGCACGTCGACCGGCAAGCTCGGAGGACGCAAGCTCATCGGCACCGGCGGCTGGAACGCGATGAACGCGCTCGCCGGCGCCGGCGACGTGAACGGCGACGGCCGCCCCGACCTCTACGCCCGCGAGGCATCCACCGGCAAACTCTGGCTCTACCCCGGCACGTCCACCGGCAAGCTCGGAGCGCGCAAGCTCATCGGCACCGGCGGCTGGAATGTCATGGCGAACTTCATCGCCGTCGGCGACTTCACCGGCGACGGCCGTCCCGACCTCGCCACCGTGACCAACACCACGTACGCCATCGACGGCTTCCGGGGCAACCCGGGCTGGCTCCTCACCTACCGAGGCCTGAGCAACGGCTCCCTGGCACGAGGCGAGCAGACCAACGGCGACTGGTGGGGCCTGAACGGCTTCAGCTAG
- a CDS encoding acyl-CoA dehydrogenase family protein: MDAAFTAEQDEIRRTLRDLLAEHDAGRAAATPDEYDTALWHRLSRELGLPGLALPKEYGGGGHGPAELAVALEETGRALLPSPLLATAVLAAPLVLALGTDEQRAALLPPLAAGELTAALAVPGGSLSTALGLTGDLTGGAWAGGGRAGGVQARPAGGDGGWRLYGEAAQVLDGHSAGLLLVAAHTGGFPRSRTLLFLVRTDGPQPPAGLVRTRQTSLDVTRPLARIELRDTEAELLGADDAVDAIAALAATGRTAAVALAAEAAGAAASALERTADHVGEREKSGRAGGAFQAVKLRLADLYVRVRSARSAAYYAAWDPESGGLALAQALEALRITTAEAVQLHGGAGFTWEDEARLYFNRAASDELLLGPVHRLRDHAAERAGLFGQGQAGLFGQERAGGPAGCGPAGQVAV, from the coding sequence ATGGATGCCGCCTTCACCGCGGAACAGGACGAGATCCGCCGCACCCTGCGTGACCTGCTGGCCGAACACGATGCGGGGAGGGCTGCGGCGACGCCGGACGAGTACGACACCGCCCTGTGGCACCGGCTCTCCCGGGAGCTCGGGCTGCCCGGACTCGCGCTCCCGAAGGAGTACGGAGGCGGGGGCCACGGCCCGGCCGAGCTCGCCGTCGCCCTGGAGGAGACCGGCCGGGCTCTGCTGCCGTCCCCGCTGCTCGCCACCGCCGTACTCGCCGCCCCCCTGGTCCTCGCCCTCGGCACCGACGAGCAGCGTGCCGCCCTGCTGCCGCCCCTCGCGGCGGGCGAGCTCACCGCGGCCCTGGCCGTCCCCGGCGGCTCGCTCTCCACCGCGCTCGGCCTCACCGGCGATCTCACCGGCGGCGCCTGGGCGGGCGGCGGACGGGCGGGCGGCGTGCAGGCCCGGCCGGCCGGCGGCGACGGCGGGTGGCGGCTGTACGGGGAGGCCGCCCAGGTGCTGGACGGGCACAGCGCCGGACTGCTCCTGGTCGCCGCGCACACGGGCGGCTTTCCGCGCAGCCGCACCCTGCTGTTCCTGGTCAGGACCGACGGGCCGCAGCCGCCCGCCGGTCTCGTCCGCACCCGGCAGACCTCGCTCGACGTCACCCGGCCGCTCGCCCGGATCGAACTGCGCGACACCGAGGCCGAACTCCTCGGCGCCGACGACGCCGTGGACGCGATCGCCGCGCTCGCGGCCACCGGGCGCACGGCGGCCGTCGCACTCGCCGCCGAGGCGGCCGGGGCGGCGGCGAGCGCACTGGAGCGGACGGCCGACCACGTCGGGGAGCGGGAGAAGTCCGGCAGGGCGGGCGGTGCCTTCCAGGCCGTGAAACTCCGCCTGGCGGACCTGTACGTACGTGTGCGCTCGGCCCGCTCCGCCGCGTACTACGCGGCCTGGGACCCGGAATCCGGCGGTCTCGCGCTCGCCCAGGCGCTGGAAGCGCTGCGGATCACCACCGCCGAGGCCGTGCAGCTGCACGGCGGCGCCGGCTTCACCTGGGAGGACGAGGCGCGGCTGTACTTCAACCGGGCCGCGTCCGACGAGCTGCTCCTCGGCCCCGTGCACCGGCTCCGCGACCATGCGGCCGAGCGGGCCGGACTGTTCGGACAGGGGCAGGCCGGTCTGTTCGGGCAGGAGCGGGCCGGCGGCCCGGCGGGGTGCGGGCCGGCCGGTCAGGTGGCGGTCTGA
- a CDS encoding GNAT family N-acetyltransferase yields the protein MLSGSKVGLRARHEEDIPILRAELYNDVVNASRAEGGPWRPVGPESKDPRLVGDDEDQACVPFSVVELGEGTLVGTATLWGIDHHNRSAHIGLGLRPSARGKGYGTDAVAVLCQYGFVVRGLHRLQIETLPDNAAMLRSAERNGFVREGVLRSAAWVMGEFLDEVVLGLLAQDWKPGPKG from the coding sequence ATGCTGAGCGGTAGCAAGGTCGGGCTCAGGGCCCGGCACGAGGAAGACATCCCGATCCTCCGGGCCGAGCTCTACAACGACGTGGTCAACGCCTCGCGGGCCGAGGGCGGGCCGTGGCGGCCGGTGGGGCCCGAGTCGAAGGACCCGCGGCTCGTGGGCGACGACGAGGACCAGGCGTGCGTCCCGTTCTCCGTCGTGGAGTTGGGCGAGGGCACGCTGGTCGGCACCGCGACGCTGTGGGGCATCGACCACCACAACCGGTCCGCGCACATCGGTCTCGGGCTGCGGCCGTCCGCTCGTGGCAAGGGCTACGGCACCGACGCGGTGGCGGTCCTGTGCCAGTACGGATTCGTCGTACGCGGCCTGCACCGGCTGCAGATCGAGACCTTGCCGGACAACGCCGCGATGCTGCGCTCAGCCGAGCGCAACGGCTTCGTCCGCGAGGGCGTGCTGCGCTCCGCGGCCTGGGTGATGGGCGAGTTCCTCGACGAGGTCGTGCTCGGGCTGCTCGCCCAGGACTGGAAGCCGGGTCCGAAAGGCTGA
- a CDS encoding TetR family transcriptional regulator, with amino-acid sequence MTGQVRTVDGRVAGRRGQATRQKLLDCLSEMLSSSPYRDVKVIDVARKAGTSPATFYQYFPDVEGAVLEIAEEMAKEGAGLTELVAGRSWVGKSGWQAAEELVEGFLDFWRRNDAILRVVDLGAAEGDKRFYKIRMKILNSVTNSLTDSVKELQAKGKVDKDVSAAAMAGSLVAMLAAVASHQKGFTTWGVKQAELKPNLALLVHLGITGKKPTK; translated from the coding sequence ATGACAGGACAAGTACGCACCGTCGACGGCCGCGTGGCCGGTCGGCGAGGACAGGCGACGCGGCAGAAGCTGCTCGACTGCCTCAGCGAGATGCTCAGCTCCTCGCCGTACCGGGACGTCAAAGTCATCGACGTCGCCCGGAAGGCGGGGACTTCACCCGCAACCTTCTACCAGTACTTCCCCGACGTCGAGGGCGCCGTCCTCGAAATCGCCGAAGAGATGGCCAAGGAGGGCGCCGGACTCACCGAACTGGTCGCCGGACGCTCCTGGGTCGGAAAATCCGGATGGCAGGCAGCCGAAGAACTCGTCGAGGGATTCCTCGACTTCTGGCGGCGCAACGACGCCATTCTGCGCGTGGTCGACCTCGGTGCCGCCGAGGGCGACAAGCGGTTCTACAAGATCCGCATGAAGATCCTGAACTCCGTCACCAACTCCCTTACGGACTCGGTCAAGGAGCTCCAGGCCAAGGGCAAGGTCGACAAGGACGTCAGCGCCGCGGCGATGGCGGGCTCCCTGGTCGCGATGCTGGCCGCCGTCGCCTCGCACCAGAAGGGCTTCACCACCTGGGGCGTCAAGCAGGCCGAACTCAAGCCGAACCTCGCGCTGTTGGTGCATCTGGGCATCACCGGCAAGAAGCCCACGAAGTAG
- a CDS encoding helix-turn-helix domain-containing protein yields the protein MTAVGTSGETTRGRRLVGELIRIHRVRAGLTQKEAAEQLLISESLMGAVERAERIPARDLLIDADRVFGAGGALKACCELVDEEKYPPKFLDWAKLERHARVISAYETMLIPGLLQTEAYVHALYRSRVPAYTEDEIARHVGARLERQTVLARTPPPRIGYVIEESVLDRTLGGPEVLKEQLRHVLDCVERHNHLTVQVMPSAQHTHAGLMGPMQLMSTAEGRNLMYVEAQGGGRLISKPEQVSDQLDLFGILRAQALNPWKSAEIIETKVRQL from the coding sequence GTGACGGCTGTGGGGACGAGTGGCGAGACGACGCGCGGGCGGCGGCTGGTGGGGGAGCTGATCCGCATCCACCGGGTGCGGGCCGGGCTCACGCAGAAGGAGGCGGCGGAGCAGCTGCTGATCTCGGAGTCGCTGATGGGCGCGGTGGAGCGGGCGGAGCGCATCCCCGCGCGTGACCTGCTGATCGACGCGGACCGGGTGTTCGGGGCGGGCGGGGCGCTGAAGGCGTGCTGTGAGCTGGTGGACGAGGAGAAGTACCCGCCGAAGTTCCTGGACTGGGCGAAGCTGGAGCGGCACGCGCGGGTCATCAGTGCGTACGAGACGATGCTGATCCCGGGCCTGCTCCAGACGGAGGCCTACGTGCACGCGCTGTACCGATCGCGGGTACCGGCGTACACGGAGGACGAGATCGCCCGGCACGTCGGGGCGCGGCTGGAACGGCAGACGGTGCTCGCGCGCACACCGCCGCCGCGTATCGGGTACGTCATCGAGGAATCGGTCCTGGACCGGACACTCGGCGGCCCCGAGGTACTGAAGGAGCAACTGCGGCATGTGCTCGACTGCGTGGAGCGCCATAACCACCTGACGGTGCAGGTGATGCCGTCGGCGCAGCACACGCATGCGGGGTTGATGGGTCCCATGCAGCTCATGTCCACAGCGGAAGGCCGCAACTTGATGTATGTGGAGGCGCAGGGCGGCGGTAGGTTGATCTCGAAGCCGGAGCAAGTGAGCGATCAGCTCGACCTTTTCGGCATCCTGCGGGCGCAGGCGCTGAACCCCTGGAAGTCCGCGGAGATCATCGAGACGAAGGTGAGGCAACTGTGA
- a CDS encoding thiolase C-terminal domain-containing protein, giving the protein MPATPSSRRKVAAVGISLADCGRVDTATPYALHAQAARRALADSGLDRSVVDGFASAGLGTLAPVEVAEYLGLKPTWVDSTSVGGSTWEVMAAHAADAIAAGRANAVLLVYGSTARADIKAGRRTSNLSFGARGPLQFEVPYGHSLIAKYAMAARRHMHEYGTTLEQLAEVAVQARANAAANPDAMFRTPVTVDEVLSGPMIADPFTKLHCCIRSDGGCAVLLAAEEYVPDTAKAPVWILGTGEHVSHSTMSEWDDFTVSPAAVSGRLAFERAGVTPADIDLAEIYDAFTYMTLVTLEDLGFCAKGEGGSFVEKGRTGLTGELPVNTDGGGLSACHPGMRGLFLLVEAVRQLRGEAGARQVRKAGGRLPELAVASGTGGWFCSSGTVVLGRG; this is encoded by the coding sequence ATGCCTGCCACGCCCTCTTCCCGCCGCAAGGTCGCTGCCGTCGGCATATCCCTCGCCGACTGCGGACGCGTCGACACGGCCACCCCGTACGCCCTGCACGCCCAGGCCGCCCGCCGGGCACTCGCCGACTCGGGCCTCGACCGGTCGGTCGTCGACGGCTTCGCCTCCGCCGGCCTGGGCACGCTCGCCCCGGTCGAGGTCGCCGAGTACCTGGGACTGAAGCCGACCTGGGTGGACTCCACCTCGGTAGGCGGCTCGACGTGGGAGGTCATGGCGGCCCATGCGGCCGACGCCATCGCGGCAGGCCGCGCCAACGCCGTCCTCCTGGTGTACGGATCGACGGCCCGCGCCGACATCAAGGCGGGCCGCCGCACGTCCAACCTCTCCTTCGGGGCCCGTGGTCCGCTGCAGTTCGAGGTGCCGTACGGGCACTCGCTGATCGCCAAGTACGCGATGGCCGCCCGTCGCCACATGCACGAGTACGGCACCACACTGGAGCAGCTCGCCGAGGTGGCGGTGCAGGCCCGGGCGAACGCGGCGGCCAACCCGGACGCGATGTTCCGCACCCCGGTCACGGTCGACGAGGTGCTGTCGGGCCCGATGATCGCCGACCCGTTCACGAAGCTGCACTGCTGCATCCGCAGCGACGGCGGCTGCGCGGTGCTGCTGGCGGCCGAGGAGTACGTACCGGACACGGCGAAGGCCCCCGTCTGGATCCTCGGCACCGGCGAGCACGTCTCGCACTCCACCATGTCGGAGTGGGACGACTTCACGGTCTCCCCCGCCGCCGTGTCCGGCCGCCTCGCCTTCGAACGGGCGGGGGTGACGCCCGCGGACATCGATCTGGCGGAGATCTACGACGCGTTCACCTATATGACGCTGGTGACGCTGGAGGACCTGGGCTTCTGCGCGAAGGGCGAGGGCGGGTCATTCGTGGAGAAGGGCCGCACGGGCCTCACCGGCGAGCTCCCGGTCAACACGGACGGCGGCGGCCTCTCTGCCTGCCACCCCGGAATGCGCGGACTGTTCCTGCTGGTCGAGGCGGTACGCCAGCTCCGCGGCGAGGCGGGGGCCCGCCAGGTGCGCAAGGCGGGGGGCCGGCTGCCGGAACTGGCGGTGGCGTCGGGGACGGGCGGCTGGTTCTGCTCGTCGGGGACGGTGGTGCTGGGGCGGGGGTGA
- the htpX gene encoding zinc metalloprotease HtpX, protein MTKPRSRYAPDRGLTTRMVTTMFLIGLLYVVLVGVLLAVMRGAWPIILIITGGMFVAQFWFSDRIAAFSMGAREVTPEQAPELHGAIDRICALADMPKPRVAIAESDVPNAFATGRSEKTALVCATTGLLRRLEPEELEGVLAHEMSHVAHRDVAVMTIASFLGVLAGMITRVALWGGFSRNSRSNDPMGIAIMLIPLVSAVVYALSFLLTRLLSRYRELSADRTAALLTGKPSALASALTKVSGQMARIPTQDLRKAEPYNAFYFVPAFSSKESLSRLLSSHPTLEQRLDQLARISADLSRP, encoded by the coding sequence ATGACCAAACCCCGTAGCCGGTACGCCCCCGACCGCGGTCTGACCACACGCATGGTCACCACCATGTTCCTGATCGGCCTGCTGTACGTGGTCCTGGTCGGCGTCCTGCTGGCCGTGATGCGCGGCGCCTGGCCGATCATCCTGATCATCACCGGCGGCATGTTCGTCGCCCAGTTCTGGTTCAGCGACCGCATCGCGGCCTTCAGCATGGGCGCCCGCGAGGTCACCCCCGAGCAGGCGCCGGAGCTGCACGGCGCGATCGACCGGATCTGTGCGCTCGCCGACATGCCCAAACCCCGGGTCGCGATCGCCGAGAGCGACGTACCGAACGCCTTCGCCACCGGCCGCAGCGAGAAGACCGCCCTCGTCTGCGCCACGACGGGCCTGCTGCGAAGACTGGAACCGGAGGAACTGGAGGGCGTCCTCGCCCACGAGATGTCGCACGTCGCCCACCGCGATGTCGCCGTCATGACGATCGCCTCGTTCCTGGGCGTCCTCGCAGGCATGATCACCCGCGTCGCGCTCTGGGGCGGCTTCTCCCGCAACAGCCGCAGCAACGACCCCATGGGCATCGCGATCATGCTGATCCCGCTGGTCAGCGCGGTCGTCTACGCCCTGAGCTTCCTGCTGACCCGGCTGCTGTCGCGCTACCGCGAACTCTCCGCCGACCGCACGGCCGCGCTGCTCACAGGCAAACCCTCGGCCCTCGCCTCCGCCCTCACCAAGGTCAGCGGCCAGATGGCCCGGATCCCGACCCAGGACCTGCGGAAGGCGGAGCCGTACAACGCCTTCTACTTCGTCCCCGCCTTCTCCTCCAAGGAGAGCCTGAGCCGGCTGCTCTCCTCGCACCCGACCCTGGAACAGCGCCTGGACCAGCTGGCCCGCATCTCCGCCGACCTGTCCCGCCCGTGA
- a CDS encoding nitroreductase family deazaflavin-dependent oxidoreductase, giving the protein MAPGVRLVQKVSSTRVFARIAPHVVPAMDRTVHRLTRGRVLLSAQMLPGVVLTVPGARSGQLRTTPLACMPQPGDGGPGHWILVGSNFGRPGHPAWTANLLAHPEAAVINWKGRDIPVRARLLAGEERAGVWEAALKFWPPYAAYQARIDREIRLFRLDAVDRVDGAEPVDGADAVEGCDGPA; this is encoded by the coding sequence ATGGCGCCCGGGGTCCGGCTCGTCCAGAAGGTGTCCTCGACCCGCGTCTTCGCGCGGATCGCCCCGCACGTCGTGCCCGCCATGGACCGCACCGTGCACCGGCTCACCCGTGGCCGGGTGCTGCTCAGCGCGCAGATGCTGCCGGGGGTGGTGCTGACGGTGCCGGGGGCGCGCAGCGGGCAGCTCAGGACGACCCCGCTGGCCTGCATGCCGCAGCCGGGTGACGGCGGTCCGGGCCACTGGATCCTGGTCGGCAGCAACTTCGGCCGTCCGGGGCATCCCGCCTGGACGGCGAACCTGCTGGCGCACCCGGAGGCGGCCGTCATCAACTGGAAGGGCCGCGACATTCCCGTACGGGCACGGCTGCTGGCGGGGGAGGAGCGGGCCGGGGTGTGGGAGGCGGCGCTGAAGTTCTGGCCGCCCTATGCCGCGTACCAGGCCCGGATCGACCGGGAGATCCGGCTGTTCCGGCTGGATGCGGTGGATCGGGTGGATGGGGCGGAGCCGGTGGACGGGGCGGATGCGGTGGAGGGGTGCGACGGTCCTGCGTGA
- a CDS encoding DUF397 domain-containing protein, producing MIHGPRLTWFKSSYSGNEGEACIEVAYDWHKSSYSDKWDAACVEVATCPHTVHVRDSKVTDGPTFAVAPAAWTAFLGHAAKATK from the coding sequence GTGATCCACGGACCCCGGCTGACCTGGTTCAAGTCCAGCTACAGCGGCAACGAGGGCGAGGCCTGCATCGAAGTCGCCTATGACTGGCACAAGTCCAGCTACAGCGACAAGTGGGACGCAGCCTGCGTGGAGGTCGCCACCTGCCCCCACACCGTCCACGTCCGCGACTCCAAGGTCACCGACGGCCCCACCTTCGCCGTCGCCCCCGCGGCGTGGACCGCGTTCCTGGGCCACGCCGCGAAAGCCACGAAGTAA